ACTGGGGGCGGATATGGTAGTTATGCGCCACCCCCTGTCAGGAGCGCCTTATCTGGCGGCAAACCACTGCCGGGCAAACATTATAAACGCCGGTGACGGCTGGCATGCCCACCCCAGCCAGGCCCTGCTGGATATATTTACCATACTAAGGCACAAACCAGCCCTGGAAGGGCTGAAAATAACCCTGATAGGGGATATAAAACACAGCCGGGTAGCCCACTCCAATATCTGGGGGCTAAGCAAAATGGGGGCTGAAATCACCCTGTGCGCCCCCTATACCCTGCTGCCGGAGGGCTTAAATACCGACAGCCAAATATTCCCCGAAGTAACGGTAAAAACAGATATAAAACAGGCAGTCAGCGGGGCTGACGTGGTAATGGGGCTGCGTCTTCAGCGTGAACGCCAGCAAAGCGGGCTTCTGCCGGGAATACGGGAATACGCCCAGTACTTTCAGCTGAATGCAGAAATACTCAAACTGGCTAAACCGGATGCGCTGGTGATGCACCCCGGCCCGGTAAATGAAGATATAGAACTTTCGCAATCTGTGGTGCACGGAGAGCAGTCTGTCATAAACGAACAGGTAAAAAACGGGGTAGCCATCCGCATGGCCCTCTTTTACCTGTGCAGCGGAAGCAAGGAAATATAGATATGAAAATACTGATTAAAAACGGGCGCATCATAGACCCTGCCGGAGGCACAGATAAAGTGGCAGACCTGCTGCTGGAAAACGGGCTGGTTGCCGGAATAAACAGTAATATACCTTCAGATAAAGCTGATGAAGTTATAGATGCCGAAGGCAAAGTGGTTTGCCCCGGTTTTATAGACCTGCACGTACACCTGCGTGAGCCGGGTTTTGAAGGCAAAGAGACTATTGAAAGCGGCTGCAAGGCCGCCGCAGCCGGAGGGTTCACTACCATCTGCCCCATGCCTAATACCAATCCCGCAGCGGATAATCTGCCGGTGATAGACTTTGTTAGAAACACCGCCGCCAAGGTTTCGCCCATACGGGTGCTGCCCATAGCCGCCATTACCAAAGGGCGCAAAGGACAGGAGCTTTCCCCCATGGGAGAGCTGGCCGAAGCAGGAGTGGCCGGTTTTTCAGATGACGGTGACTACGTGTCAAACAGCTCCATGCTCCTCCATGCCCTGCTTTACAGCCGCACTTTTGGCCTGCCCGTTATGGAGCACTGCGAAGAGCCGTGCCTGGCGGAAGGCGGGGTAATGAACGAAGGTCTTTTAGCCTGCCGTTTGGGATTAAAGGGCATACCTGATGCCGCTGAAGAAATTGCCCTGAGCCGGGATATTGCCCTGGCCAAAGAAAGCGGCGGGCAGCTGCACCTTTGCCATATCAGTACGGCCGGTTCGGTGGAACTGGTACGCAGAGCCAAAGCCGCAGGCATACAGGTAAGCGCGGAGGTTACCCCCCACCACCTGACCCTGACCGAAGCTGAAGTAAGCGGCTACAACACAAATGCCAAAGTCAACCCGCCGCTTCGCACCCAGAGTGATATTGAGGCATTAATAAAAGGGCTGAAAGACGGCACTATAGATGCCATTGCCACAGACCATGCCCCCCACACTGCCAATGACAAACTGTGTGAATTCGGTCTGGCCGCAAACGGCATTTCGGGGCTGGAAACCGCATTTGCCAGCCTGATGGGGCTGGTACACTCAGGCTCTATCAGCCTAAGCCTGCTTATAGAAAAGCTGACCGCCGGCCCCCGGCAGGTACTGGGTGAAAAACACAAAAACATCGGCAATTTGAAACCAGGCTCCAGTGCAGATGTGGTTATATTTGACCCTGACGAAGAATGGACGGTGGATACCGCCAGATTCTTCTCCAAGGGCAAAAATACTCCCCTTGAGGGACGCAGGCTGAAAGGCAGGGTAAAAACCACCATTGCCTGCGGCCGGATAGCATACCGGGAATAACAGACTTGCCAGTTTAGAAAGTGAGAAGGATAGATTAAATGACAAATACAGCATACCTGGTACTGGAGGACGGAACAGTATTCAGCGGCAAAAGCTTCGGGGCGGAAACTGAAGCCATAGGCGAAGTGGTCTTTAATACCAGCATGAACGGATATCAGGAAATGCTGACTGACCCTTCGTATACCGGCCAGATTATTGTCCCCACTTACCCTCTTATCGGCAACTACGGGGTAAACCCCTTTGATAATGAATCCGCCTGCATCAGGGCAACCGCCTTTGGGGTACATGAGGAATGCCTGCTGCCAAACCACTACCAGAATAACCAAACCATTCACTCCTTTCTGGAAGAATCCGGCATACCCGGCATAAGCGGCATAGATACCCGCGCCATTACCCGTAAGCTGCGCTCTGCCGGGGTAATGAGGGGCATGATAACCACTACCAAAACCCCTGAAGAAGCCCTTAAAACTATCCGCAGCGCACCTGACTACGGGCAGATTGACTTTGTACGCAAGATAAGCACTCCTTCAGCCTACGAATGGCAAAAGGAAAAACCCTCTTTTGCCGGGTTTCATATAGCGGTGCTGGACTGCGGGCTTAAGTACTCTATACTTAACCAGCTGAAATCCCACGGCTGCAAAGTAACTGTTTTGCCCTGCACTGCCAGCCCGCAAGACATAGATGCCCTTAATCCAGACGGGGTGCTTCTTTCACCCGGCCCCGGCAACCCGGAACTGCTGGACTATCTGGTAAATACAGTCAGATACGCCTGTGAAAAATACCCGGTCATGGGCATCTGTCTGGGAAACCAGCTGATAGGCAAAGCCTTCGGGGCTAAAACATTCAAGCTGAAGTTCGGCCACCGGGGCGGAAACCACCCGGTTAAAGACCTTGCCAGCGGTCGGGTATATATAACCTCGCAAAATCACGGCTACTCCCTTGACCCCGCCACCCTGAAAGAAGGGCTGGAGGTCAGCCACATAAACCTGAATGACGGCACGGTGGAAGGGCTTCGCCACCGCGAACTGCCGGTGTTCTCCATACAGTACCACTCCGAAGCTTCACCCGGACCGATGGATTCCACCTACCTGTTCAAACAGTTTGTGGAAATGATAAAACAAACCAAAAAGTAGCTGACACCACTCAGAGATGGATTAGTTGAGAAAGCAAAAAGGAATATGCGAAGTGATGAATAAACCCAAAAAAGTTCTTATTATCGGCTCCGGCCCGATTATCATCGGCCAGGCTGCCGAATTTGATTACGCCGGTACCCAGGCCTGCAAAGCCATGCGCGAAGAAGGAGTGGAATCCATACTGGTAAACTCCAACCCGGCTACTATTATGACTGACGAAAATGTTGCGGACAGGGTATATATTGAACCCCTGACTGTTGAATCTATAACCAAAATCATTGAAAAAGAACGGCCTGACGGTTTGCTGCCTACTTTGGGCGGGCAGACCGGGCTTAACCTGGCGGTAGACCTGGCAGATGCGGGCGTGCTTGCCAAGTACAATGTACGTTCCTTGGGCACTCCCATAAATACCATCCGCACCGCCGAAGACCGCGAACTTTTTAAAGAACTGCTGGCCAAAATAGGCGAACCTGTCCCCCCTTCGGAGACAGTAACCACCGCCGAAGACGCACTTAAAGTTGCCCGCGAAATAGGCCTGCCGGTGGTAATACGCCCGGCGTATACCTTAGGCGGCACAGGCGGCGGTTTTGCCAATAACTGGGAGGAGGTAGAGGAGGTAGCTCAAACGGGACTGAATGCCTCACCCATCCACCAGATACTGGTAGAAAAATCGGTTGCCGGCTGGAAAGAAATTGAATACGAAGTAATGCGTGACGGGGCGGACAACTGCATTACCATATGCAACATGGAAAATTTTGACCCCATGGGAGTCCATACCGGAGACAGCATTGTAGTTGTCCCGGTGCAAACCCTTACCAACAAAGAATCCCAGATGCTGCGCACCGCTTCCATCAAGATAATACGGGCGCTGGGTATTGAGGGCGGCTGTAACGTACAGCTTTCTCTAAACCCGAACGGCAATGAATATTATGTAATTGAGGTTAATCCCAGAGTATCCCGTTCATCAGCCCTGGCCAGCAAGGCTACCGGCTACCCCATTGCCAGAGTGGCATCCAAGATAGCCATTGGCAAACGGCTGGACGAAATACCAAACGCGGTTACTGGCAAGACTCTGGCCTGCTTTGAGCCGGCGGTAGACTATATAGTAGCCAAAATCCCCCGCTTCCCCTTTGACAAGTTTGCACTCGGTGACCGCGGACTTGGCACCCAGATGAAAGCCACCGGCGAAGTAATGGCCATTGACCGCAGCTTTGAAGCGGCTATCCACAAATCTATCCGCTCTCTGGAGTTCGGCAAGAAAACCATACTCTGGGAAGACCGAAGCTGGATAATGGGAGATAACCTTTCCACCTACCCCCTGCACGCCCATGATACCCGTTTATGGGCAATACTGGCCGCTCTGCGCCGCGGGCATACACCCGAAGCTATCCACGAAAAAACAAAGATAGACAACTGGTTTTTATACAAACTTAAAAACATTACCGATATGGAAAAACGCCTGCTTAAGGAAAACCTGACCCCGGAGCTGATGCTTCAAGCCAAAAAACTGGGTTTTTCTGATGAAGAAATCGCCACCCTGTCAGGCAAACTAGCCGAACAGATACGCCAGATGCGCCTGGAGTGGAATATAAAACCGGTGTTTAAAATGGTAGACACCTGTGCCGCCGAATTTGATGCCGCCACCCCTTACTTCTACTCCACTTATGACGAAGAAAATGAGGCTCTGCCTGAGAATATTAAAAAGGCCGTAGTTATAGGTTCAGGCCCTATCCGCATAGGTCAGGGTATAGAGTTTGACTATTGCTCGGTGCATGCCGCCTGGGCTTTGGAAAAGGCAGGCTTGCAGAGCATTATGATAAACTCCAACCCCGAAACGGTGTCTACAGATTTTGATACCTCAAACCGCCTTTATTTTGAATCTCTGGACGAAGAGAGTGTCCGGGATATACTGGAAAATGAAAACATTTCCGCCCCCGAATCCACCCCCAGCATTGTCCAGTTCGGCGGGCAGACAGCTATAAATCTGGCCTCACCCCTTACCCGCAGCGGCAACCCCATTATCGGCTCATCAGCCGAAGCTATAGATTTAGCCGAAGACCGCCGCCGCTTTGAACGGCTGCTTTCGGAAATGGGCATACCCCAGGCGCCGGGTGCCGGCATAACCACTCTGGACGAAGCCCTGAGCATAGCTGAAAGCATTGGCTACCCGGTAGTAGTCCGCCCAAGTTACGTACTGGGAGGACGGGCGATGGAAATAGTCAGTGACGCATCTGACCTGATACGTTATATGAGCGCCGCCATAGAGCTGAATACCGGACACCCCATTTTGATAGACAAATATCTGGTGGGCAAGGAAGTGGAAGTTGACGCCATTGCAGACGGGGAAACCGTGTTTATCCCCGGCGTTATGGAGCATATTGAACGGGCCGGCGTCCACAGCGGGGACTCTATGGCAGTCTATCCCACCCAGAACCTGAATGCCCATGACCTGGCCACCATTTCAGACTATACCATACGCATAGGCAAAGCCCTGAACGTACGCGGGCTGATGAATATCCAGTTTGTAGTTTCCAAAGACCCCGAGGGGGGAGACAATATAGTCTATATACTGGAAGTAAACCCCAGAGGTTCACGCACCGTACCCTTCCTTTCAAAGGTTACAGGAGTGCCCATGGTAGATATAGCGGTGAACGTGATGCTGGGCAAAACTATTAAAGAGCAGGGCTATCAAAACGGGATTATGCCCCATACGGATTTGGTTGCCATAAAAGCCCCGGTTTTCTCCATGGCAAAACTGGTGGGGGTAGATACCTACCTTGGGCCGGAAATGAAATCCACCGGCGAAGTCATGGGGGTAGACCACACCTTTAATAAAGCCCTGGTAAAAACCCTTCAGGCGGCCTCTATAATGCTGCCCGAAAAAGGCACTCTTCTTTTTAGCGTAGCTGACCGTGACAAGGCTGAAGCCTTGCCCCTTATCCGCACCCTGCACGGGCTGGGATACAATTTCTACGCCACCGAAGGCACTGCCGCCATGATGACCGCCGCCGGTATAACCGTTAAACAGATAAGCAAAAAACTGGATGAAGGCCACCCCAATATTGTGGATATTATCCGAAACGGCACCGTCTGCGGGGTGATAAATACCATGACCGGCGGCCGGGTACCCCTTAGGGACGGCTTTTATATCCGCCGGGCAGCTGCCGAACGCAAAGTGCCTTGCTTTACCTCTATGGATACCGCTAAAGCCGCAGTGGAAGCCTTAGCCAACGGCAACCGCCAGATAACGGTCTTGCCGCTGAATGAATACCGTCAGGGTAAAAGCGGCAGTTAGGAAAGTATTGTGACAACTACCCAGCTAAACCAGCTTTCAGCCAGTGTAATTGAAAACGAAGAGGTCATGCCCGGCATCTGCCTGATGTGGCTTGAAGCACCCGAAATAGCGGCTTCTGCCCGTCCGGGGCAGTTTGTCATGCTGTCCTGCGGCGGTGAAAACCTGCTGAGGCGGCCTATTTCCATCCACCAGTGCCACCGGGAAAACGGGCTTATCGCCCTGATGTATGCCGTGGTGGGAAAAGGCACAGACTGGCTCAGCAAACTTCAAACAGGAGACAGCCTTTCGGTGCTTGGCCCGTTGGGCAACGGCTTTCGGGTAAATGAGGACAGCCGTCACCTGCTGCTCCTGGGGGGCGGGCTGGGTATCGCCCCGCTCCGTTTTCTGGCAGACGAAGCTTTAAAACAAGGCAAGCGGGTCAGCCTGATACAGGGTGCCAGAACCGAGCTTCAGGTCTGCCCTTCCCACTTGCTGCCGGAAGACGCCAGCTGCCATGTCACCACTGAAAATGGGGCTATAGGCAAAAAAGGGCTTATTACCCACCATCTGGCGGAGTTTCTGCCGGATGCAGACCAGATAATAGCCTGCGGGCCTATGCCCATGCTTAAGGCTCTGGCAAAAGAACCCCAGCTGTCAGGCAAGGACATACAGGTTTCCCTAGAAGTACGCATGGCCTGCGGTCTGGGTATCTGCTACGGCTGTGCCGTAAAAACAATCAAAGGCATGAAAACTGTCTGCCATGACGGGCCGGTATTTGATATACGGGATATCCACTGGGACGAAGTAAAAATATAACACCGTCACTGATTACCTGATAAATAAAAAGGGGCTTTAAAGCCCCTTTTTTAACATTGAGCAACAACCCTAGTGCTTTTGCTGGATAAGTGAAAGAAACTCTGCTCTGGCAGCGGGTGACTTATGGAAACTGCCCCGCAGTGCCGAGGTTATCACCCGGCTGCCGGGTTTTTTGATACCCCGCATCACCATGCACATGTGCTCAGCCTCTATTACCACCGCCACCCCGTCACACTTCAGCCCGTCTATAATGGCATCTGCAATCTGGGTGGCCATGCGTTCCTGTATCTGGGGGCGTTTGGCATAAATTTCCACTACTCTGGCCAGTTTGCTTATACCCACTACCCGCCCGTCAATATTGGGTATGTATCCTATATGAACCACCCCTGAAAAGGGCAGCAGGTGATGCTCACACATAGAGTAAAAGGGTATATCTTTTATAATCACCATTTCACGGTGGCCCAGTTCGTAGCCTACCCGCAAGACTTCGGCCGGGTCCTGGTTCATACCCGAAAACAGTTCGGCATACATCTGGGCTACCCGTCTGGGAGTTTCCTTAAGCCCTTCCCGCTCAGGGTCTTCGCCAATAGCTAAGAGCATGTTTTGCACCGACTGTTTTATTGCCTGTTCGTCAAACATTTATCAGTTCTCCAGAATTATTAAGCCGGAAACCTACCAGCCCAGTACTTTTTCAACTGCCCCAAGGCTGGCTTCGGTTTCGGAAAAACCGCCCGCCCCTTTTATGGCAATATTGCTGTCCTTAAGGCCGTTTCCGGTAACCACACATACAACCTGGCTTGAGGAAAAATCCTG
This sequence is a window from Dehalococcoides mccartyi 195. Protein-coding genes within it:
- a CDS encoding aspartate carbamoyltransferase catalytic subunit — protein: MTNTPKTPAETETLLSEVQGWKHRHVLDLDNFSREELDMVMQTAGVMLDILSRPVKKVPALKGKTIATLFYEPSTRTRSSFELAAKSLSADVLNLNVSQSSVSKGESLLDTLDTLEALGADMVVMRHPLSGAPYLAANHCRANIINAGDGWHAHPSQALLDIFTILRHKPALEGLKITLIGDIKHSRVAHSNIWGLSKMGAEITLCAPYTLLPEGLNTDSQIFPEVTVKTDIKQAVSGADVVMGLRLQRERQQSGLLPGIREYAQYFQLNAEILKLAKPDALVMHPGPVNEDIELSQSVVHGEQSVINEQVKNGVAIRMALFYLCSGSKEI
- a CDS encoding dihydroorotase; translated protein: MKILIKNGRIIDPAGGTDKVADLLLENGLVAGINSNIPSDKADEVIDAEGKVVCPGFIDLHVHLREPGFEGKETIESGCKAAAAGGFTTICPMPNTNPAADNLPVIDFVRNTAAKVSPIRVLPIAAITKGRKGQELSPMGELAEAGVAGFSDDGDYVSNSSMLLHALLYSRTFGLPVMEHCEEPCLAEGGVMNEGLLACRLGLKGIPDAAEEIALSRDIALAKESGGQLHLCHISTAGSVELVRRAKAAGIQVSAEVTPHHLTLTEAEVSGYNTNAKVNPPLRTQSDIEALIKGLKDGTIDAIATDHAPHTANDKLCEFGLAANGISGLETAFASLMGLVHSGSISLSLLIEKLTAGPRQVLGEKHKNIGNLKPGSSADVVIFDPDEEWTVDTARFFSKGKNTPLEGRRLKGRVKTTIACGRIAYRE
- the carA gene encoding glutamine-hydrolyzing carbamoyl-phosphate synthase small subunit, producing the protein MTNTAYLVLEDGTVFSGKSFGAETEAIGEVVFNTSMNGYQEMLTDPSYTGQIIVPTYPLIGNYGVNPFDNESACIRATAFGVHEECLLPNHYQNNQTIHSFLEESGIPGISGIDTRAITRKLRSAGVMRGMITTTKTPEEALKTIRSAPDYGQIDFVRKISTPSAYEWQKEKPSFAGFHIAVLDCGLKYSILNQLKSHGCKVTVLPCTASPQDIDALNPDGVLLSPGPGNPELLDYLVNTVRYACEKYPVMGICLGNQLIGKAFGAKTFKLKFGHRGGNHPVKDLASGRVYITSQNHGYSLDPATLKEGLEVSHINLNDGTVEGLRHRELPVFSIQYHSEASPGPMDSTYLFKQFVEMIKQTKK
- the carB gene encoding carbamoyl-phosphate synthase large subunit, coding for MNKPKKVLIIGSGPIIIGQAAEFDYAGTQACKAMREEGVESILVNSNPATIMTDENVADRVYIEPLTVESITKIIEKERPDGLLPTLGGQTGLNLAVDLADAGVLAKYNVRSLGTPINTIRTAEDRELFKELLAKIGEPVPPSETVTTAEDALKVAREIGLPVVIRPAYTLGGTGGGFANNWEEVEEVAQTGLNASPIHQILVEKSVAGWKEIEYEVMRDGADNCITICNMENFDPMGVHTGDSIVVVPVQTLTNKESQMLRTASIKIIRALGIEGGCNVQLSLNPNGNEYYVIEVNPRVSRSSALASKATGYPIARVASKIAIGKRLDEIPNAVTGKTLACFEPAVDYIVAKIPRFPFDKFALGDRGLGTQMKATGEVMAIDRSFEAAIHKSIRSLEFGKKTILWEDRSWIMGDNLSTYPLHAHDTRLWAILAALRRGHTPEAIHEKTKIDNWFLYKLKNITDMEKRLLKENLTPELMLQAKKLGFSDEEIATLSGKLAEQIRQMRLEWNIKPVFKMVDTCAAEFDAATPYFYSTYDEENEALPENIKKAVVIGSGPIRIGQGIEFDYCSVHAAWALEKAGLQSIMINSNPETVSTDFDTSNRLYFESLDEESVRDILENENISAPESTPSIVQFGGQTAINLASPLTRSGNPIIGSSAEAIDLAEDRRRFERLLSEMGIPQAPGAGITTLDEALSIAESIGYPVVVRPSYVLGGRAMEIVSDASDLIRYMSAAIELNTGHPILIDKYLVGKEVEVDAIADGETVFIPGVMEHIERAGVHSGDSMAVYPTQNLNAHDLATISDYTIRIGKALNVRGLMNIQFVVSKDPEGGDNIVYILEVNPRGSRTVPFLSKVTGVPMVDIAVNVMLGKTIKEQGYQNGIMPHTDLVAIKAPVFSMAKLVGVDTYLGPEMKSTGEVMGVDHTFNKALVKTLQAASIMLPEKGTLLFSVADRDKAEALPLIRTLHGLGYNFYATEGTAAMMTAAGITVKQISKKLDEGHPNIVDIIRNGTVCGVINTMTGGRVPLRDGFYIRRAAAERKVPCFTSMDTAKAAVEALANGNRQITVLPLNEYRQGKSGS
- a CDS encoding dihydroorotate dehydrogenase electron transfer subunit, with protein sequence MTTTQLNQLSASVIENEEVMPGICLMWLEAPEIAASARPGQFVMLSCGGENLLRRPISIHQCHRENGLIALMYAVVGKGTDWLSKLQTGDSLSVLGPLGNGFRVNEDSRHLLLLGGGLGIAPLRFLADEALKQGKRVSLIQGARTELQVCPSHLLPEDASCHVTTENGAIGKKGLITHHLAEFLPDADQIIACGPMPMLKALAKEPQLSGKDIQVSLEVRMACGLGICYGCAVKTIKGMKTVCHDGPVFDIRDIHWDEVKI
- the folE gene encoding GTP cyclohydrolase I FolE, with protein sequence MFDEQAIKQSVQNMLLAIGEDPEREGLKETPRRVAQMYAELFSGMNQDPAEVLRVGYELGHREMVIIKDIPFYSMCEHHLLPFSGVVHIGYIPNIDGRVVGISKLARVVEIYAKRPQIQERMATQIADAIIDGLKCDGVAVVIEAEHMCMVMRGIKKPGSRVITSALRGSFHKSPAARAEFLSLIQQKH